A segment of the Luteolibacter rhizosphaerae genome:
GACGGCGGGGATGAACTCCTTCGGGATGCTGCCGCCGACCACCTTCGATTCGAAGATGAAGCCGGAGCCGGGTTCGCCGGGCTCGATGGTGTAGTCGATCTTCGCGTACTGACCGGAACCACCGGACTGCTTCTTGTGGGTGTAGCTGTCTGTCACCGGCTTGGTGATGGTTTCGCGGTAGGCCACCTGCGGGGCGCCGACGGTCACCTCCACCTTGTGGGTGCGCTTGAGGATGTCGATCTTGATGTCGAGGTGAAGCTCGCCCATGCCCTTGAGGATCATCTCATTGGTCTCCTCGTCGGTTTCGACGCGGAAGGACGGGTCTTCCTGCACCATCTTGCCGATGGCGGTGGCAAGCTTCTCGGCGTTGGCCTTGTCCTTCGGCGCCACGGCGATCGAGATCACGGGCTCGGGGAACACCATCGGCTCCAGCGTGGCCGGGTTCTTCTCGTCGCAGAGCGTGTGACCGGTCTGCACGTTCTTGAGACCCACGATCGCCACGATGTCTCCCGCCTGGGCGGAATCCACTTCGTTGCGGTCATCAGCGTGCATTTCCACCATGCGGCTGACGCGCTCGGTCTTGCCGGTGAAGGAGTTCAGGATCGTGTCACCCTTCTTGACCGTGCCCGAGTAGATACGGGTGAAGGTCAGGGCTCCGAACTTGTCGTCCATGATCTTGAAGGCCAGCGCGCGGAGCGGTTTGGTCGGGTCGCTCACGGCGAATTCGCCGGTCTCGTTGCCTTCGGCGTCCACTTCCGGGAGCGGGGCCACTTCCGGCGGGGAAGGCAGGAAGTCCACCACGGCGTCGAGCACGAGCTGCAGGCCCTTGTTCTTGAACGAGGAACCGCAGTAGGTCGGGAAGAACGCCATGCTGATCGCGCCCTTGCGGATGCACTTCTTGACGTCCTCGATGGAGGGCTCGTTGCCTTCCAGATAAGCTTCCATCAGAGCATCGTCCTGTTCGACGGCGGTTTCGATGAGGGCGGCACGGAATTCCTCGACCTTGTCCACCATGTCGGCGGGCACGTCTTCGATCTTGAAGTTTTCCGGCTGGCCGGAGTCATCCCAGATGTGCGCCTTGCGGGTGAGGAGATCGACCACGCCGACGAACTCGGACTCGGTGCCGATCGGCAGGACCATCACCAGCGGATGCGCGCCGAGAATGCGCTTCACCTGGCCGATCACGCGGTAGAAGTCCGCGCCGATACGGTCGAGCTTGTTGACGTAGATGACGCGGGAGACCTTCGAGTCGTTCGCGTAGCGCCAGTTCGTTTCGGATTGGGGCTCCACGCCGCCGGATCCGCAGAACACGCCGATGCCGCCGTCGAGGACCTTCAGCGAGCGATAGACTTCGATCGTGAAGTCCACGTGCCCCGGGGTGTCGATGACGTTGAATTGGTGACCCTTCCAGAAACAGGTGGTGGCGGCCGATTGGATCGTGATGCCGCGCTCGGCTTCCTGCTCCATGAAGTCCATGGTGGAAGCACCGTCGTGAACCTCACCGATCTTGTGGATCTTGCCGGTCAGCTTCAGAATCCGCTCGGTGGTCGTGGTCTTGCCCGCATCCACGTGAGCGAAAATGCCAATGTTGCGGTATTTGGTGAGGTCCTTCATGCTCGTAGGTGTAATGCGTTGGGCACCGGCGGGATGCGCCGGGGCGCTTTCCATATTCGCCTTGCAGCAAATGGCAACCCCGGACTCGCGGATTTTCTGCCAAAAGCGGTAGGTTGTGGCTTTCAGGTCCCGCCTAAATGACGCCGGATCCAGGCAGGATTTCTCCGACAGTCCACAATTGCGTGAACTTGGATCCTGTCTCCCGTCATCTTGTAGTAGATGGCAAACGGGAAACGCTTTGATAGCGAACGATGTAAATCCCTGTGAACCCGTCGGTGAATGCCCGCGTGAAGCCGGAGCGAATCGATATCCGAAAACAGGCTATCCAGAAAGTAGTCGCCGAGTCCCGACTCTTGCTGCTCGTAGAAACGATAGCCCTCGAGCAGGTCGTTCCTTGCGAGATCGAGGAGCTGGATGCTCATGAAATAGAACCGCGGATTTGCTGCTTGGCTGTACTCCAATCGATAAACTCGGCCCGGCCCTCGCGAATTGCTTCCTCGCGCTCATCAAGCAAATCCTTGTGCCACTGCGGCACCTGCAGTTCGGCCTCCTCGGGAACAATTCCGTCCCAGAGGGCTTCCATGAGACGGAGCTTCTCGTGGAGCGGTAGTTGCCGGATTTCTGCCAGCTCAATCATGGGCTACCGATAGCCTGATTCCGGCCCGCGAGCAATATGAAGGTGGCACGCCGGATTGCTTGCTGGACGCCGCCGGAATCCGCCCGATGCTCCGGCGCGTGGCCGAAGTGATTCTGGATGTGGACGCCGTGGTGAAGAAATTCGACGACTTCACGGCGGTGGACGGCGTGTCGTTCAAGGTGAACGCCGGGGAGACCGTGGGGCTGCTGGGCGTGAACGGTGCTGGGAAAACGACGCTCATGAACATGATCCTAGGCCTGACCACGCCGAGCGGCGGCGCGATCCGGGCCTTCGGGATGGATCTGCAGAAGCACCGGCTCGAGATCCTGCAGCGGGCGAACTTCTGTACCACCTACGCGACTCTCCCGGGAAACCTGAAGGTCCGGAACAATCTGGAAATTTTCGCCCGGCTCTACTCGGTCCCGAAGCCCAAGCAGAAGGTGGCGGAACTGCTGGAGCTCCTTGAGATCACGAAACTCGCGGAGAAATCCACCGGCCAGCTCAGCGCGGGGGAGTCCACCCGGGTCAATCTGGCCAAGGCGCTTCTCAACGACCCGGACCTGCTCCTGCTCGACGAGCCGACCGCTTCGCTCGATCCGGATATCGCCGACAAGGTCCGGAAACTGGTCCGTCATGTTCAGCGTGAGAGACATCCGGCGATTCTCTACACCTCCCACAATATGCGGGACATTGAGGAAGTCTGCGACCGGGTGCTCTTCCTTCACGCCGGGAAGATCCTGGCGGCAGGGACCCCGGAGGAGATCACCAAGCACTTCGAGGAAGACGATTTGGAGGACGTGTTCATCAAGATCGCCCGTTCCGGCGACGCGGTCTGAGGGGACTAGGGTGCTTCGACGCGCAGCCGGGCGAAAAGGGAAGCGGCAGCGTTTTTGGGAATCGTGACTTGCACGGTCTTGCCATCGGCATCGGCAGGGAGCGTGACGATCGAGACACCGAGGACGCCATCTCGGGCGGTGGTCCATGGGGTGGAGAGGCTCGTGCTATACTCGACAAGCGGCTCAAGGTAGGCGGCTGCATCCGCAAGCTTGAATGAGAAGACGACGTGGTCGTCCGCTTCGAGGAGGGTCGGAAGGTCCGTTGCCGACGGCTGGCCGTTCACCGAACCGAAGATGAATTCAAGCCCATTGGGGATCCCGTCCTGATCGGGATCGGCGGAGAAGCCGGCGTCCGCCCCTTCGAGCTGCGAACCGGCGGCCCACGAACTGAAGCCATCGGCGGAAGTATAGCGGAGCAAGAGGTCATTCCCCGAGGCCTCGAGAGACCAAATACCGCTGAAGCTGAAACCGCTGGTGGAGATTGACCAATTGTCGGCGGCAAGGCCGCTGACAGGGACGGTGCCGCTTGCGAGAACAAAGGACTTGGATGAACCGTTGAAGTTCGTCAGCCCGGAGGCATTCAAGTTCACGGTGAACTTCGCGGCCGGGGTCGCCGTCAGCGCGAGAGAGGAAACCGCGAGCGTGTCGTGGCCGCTACCCGGAGTGCCGGTCCAATCGGCGAGTTGGAAATCGAGGGATGAGGCCGGGCCCATCGTGAGCCCGGCGGAAATCGTGAGGGTCCCGGTACCATCGCCGGGGGCAAGGGTGCCGGAGACGTTTACCGGCCGGCTCACGGTGCCCGTTCCGGAGAGCCTTGCCGCATTTGCAACGGTGAGTGGGTTGGTGGAGCTCGCGACGGATCCATTTACCGCGAGGGTGCCGGCACCGATGGTGATGGCTCCCGTGTGGGTGTTGGATGCGGCCAGTGCGAGCGTTCCGGTGCCGAGTTTCGTGAATGCCGCGGTACCGGCGACGGGCGCGCTGGTCGTGATCGTATGGTCCGCCGTGTCGAGCACCGTGGTAGTGCTGAGGGTGAGGGGATGCGTGAAGCCCATGCCCGAGGTGAAGCTCAGCTTCGAGCCGATGTTCGCATCGATGACGAGCGGATTGGCCGGAGCGCCGAGCGAGGCGTTTGAATTGATCGTGAGGCTGCCCCGGTTGAGTTGGGTCTTGCCGGTGAAGGTGTTCACCCCGTTCAGGAGGAAGGTCGCGGCGGTGTCGCCGGAGAGAGAGGTATTCAGGTAGAGCGTGGTATTGGCACTGCCGCCGGAAATCACGCCATTGAGCGCGAGCTCTCGGCCGCTCCCGCCTGCCATCAGCACGGTCCGGTTCGTGGCGCTCGTATCCGCGGGCAGGATGATCGGGTTTGCCAGCGTGGTGCTGCCGGTTAGAGGAGTGGTATTGAGGAAACCAAGGCTCGCGGTGGCGGCGACATGGAGCGTGCCGTTACCCAGCCCCGCGGCATTCCCGAGGGTGATGCTGCCCTCCGTGAGGCTGGTTCCTCCCGTGCCGCTTCCCGCCCCGTCCAGTCGCAGGGCGGCGCTGCCCCGCTTCACCATCTGGCCGGTGTAGGTCAGGGGACCGGCGATGGTATCGGCTGTGCCTTGGGTGTCGATCACCGTCTGGGAGGCAATCGTGAGCGCCCGCCCGGAGCCGAGTGTTAGGGGACCCTCCAGGACTAGGCCCGAGTTGGCGAGATTGCCGGTCACGTCCAGGAAGAGATCGTTGGCCGGGTTTCCGAGCACACCATCCGCGGTCACCACCAAGCCGCCGCGGTTGATGCGAATGCGGGAGCTGGTGAAGCTATTGGAGGCACTCGTCAGCCGGATCTTTCCTTGGTCGCTACTCGGGGAATCGTTGTCGATCAGGATCTCATGGCTGCTGCCGCCGCCGGAGATCACGCCGCCCAAGGTGACGGTGAGGTTTGTTTCATCGGTGAGGAGCCGGGTCGTGACGGCGGTGGAAGGCGCGGGCAGCTGGATGTCGTTCGGAAGAGTGCCGCTCCCGGCTGAAGGTGGGAAATACAGCGCCGTCATGTTGGTGCTCCCGATGCTCACCGGGCCGCCGCCGAGGGCTCCGACGTTCCCGATGTGGATGGCTCCCGCGGACTGGCTGTCCGGACCGCTACCGATGCTAGTCGCGGTGAAGGCGTTTGCAGACGACAGCGTAAGGCTTCCGGAGCCGCTTTTCGCGAGCGTGCCACCGATCGGGCCGCCACCAAATCCATAGGAGCCGCTGCTTACGATGGATGCCGCGGGTATCACTCCCGCGGCATCCACGGTCACGGTCTCACCCGCGCCGGCGAAGAGTGCGTCGTTGCCATGAGTGAAGGTGGTGCCGGAACTCCAGTTCGCATCGACAGTGTTCCAGTTGTTGTTGGCATGGGAATCGTCCCATACCCGCTGCCCCGGATTCGGGACGGTGACCGATTTCTTCAAGGTCGCCTCGTTCGTGCCGCCGAGCGCGAGTTCGTAGAGGTGAATGCCCGGCAGTGCCGAGGTATCGCTGAAGGTGCTTGTGCCGAGGGGCAGGGTGGCGATGACGGAGCCATCCCGCAGGAGTTCAAAACCGCTCAAGCCGGGGATCCCGGACGTAGGCAGCGACCAGGACAGATTCACCGCTCCCTCCCCGGGCACCGCATCGAGGGAAGCGCCGGTGACAAAGCCGTCTTCGGCGAAGTTCCATGCGGTGGGCAAGCCAAGCCCGAAGTAGCGCATGACCGTAGGCGGCACGGCGGCTTGGCCCGGAGTCGCGGTGCTGAGGCCTACGGGGATACCGTCTCCTGAAACGATGAAGGGGATGGTCCGTTCGCCATCGCTCTGGCCACCGTGAGAACCACCGGCGGTCCCGCCGTGGTCGGTGGTCAGGACGATCAGCCACTGCTCCGAGGCGCGCTCGGGCCGGGCGGCGATGGCGGCTTTGACCTCGCCGATCAAGCCATCCACCGTTTCGATCGCGTTCAAGTAGTTCGGAACCGTGGTGGAGAAGCCGTAGGAATGACCGGCACCATCCACTTGATCGAAATGGAGGAAAAGGACATCGGGATCGGCGTTGGAGAGATGGGCGAGGGCCTTGGTTTTCACATCCGCATCGCGAGCGGCGTAATTCGCGCCCGTCCCCTTGGTGTGGTAGTCGAGATAGGCTGGCTGTGCGGCCACCAAGTAGTCCTCGATCCAATTCCAGCTCGTGATCGAGCTCGAATAGGTACCGGGTGCCGCCTCTTCAAGGCGACGGGCAAAGTGGGGCGCTTGGTTCACGAGGTAGGAACCGGAAACACCGGGCTGATTGTAGGCGGGGGTGGAGTTGTCCACCACGTTGTGGAGATTGGTCCAAGTGCCGGTCAGAATGCTGGTCCAGCCCGGGCCGCTGATCGTGGGTTGCTGGGTAGGGGTGCCGAAACGGCCTCCTGCGACGCCGCTCCATGTCACCGTGCCCTCCGTGATCAGGCCTGCGATGTTCGGGGCGTGGCCGGTCTCGACTTGGAGCTTCAAGGCATCGGAACGAAGGCCGTCGATGCCGATCACGAGAGCCCGCTTTCCTCCGAAGGGATTGGCGCTACCCGGTCCGGCTTGGGCCGTGGCGATGAAGAGCAGAGGGACGCCAGCGAGGAGTGTGGAGGATCTCATGGTGTTCATTTCCTAGAGCCAGCTCCGGCATGCTGTTAATAGCTGAAATGCCGGTAGTCTTGGCATTTCGACAAGTCGGTGCTTCCTCGGGCAATCTCCCACGGAAGGGGGAGGGCAGAACTTGGGCTGGCATGGGTGGGCGGCGGTTCTAGAACTATCCTTCCATGTTCACTCGCCCGCTTCCGCCCCTGCATTTCCTGCTGATGGTGGCCGCCTGCGCCGTCGCGGCTCCGCTCCACGCCGAACTGGATCCTGCGTCGCTAACCCGCAAGGTGATCCTGAGCGGCTCCAAGCATGTCCGGGAGAAGGGCGAGATGCTGGACAAGAGCGCCTACAATTTCGATTCGCCGGATGCATGGCTTTTCTTGGAGGGGATTGCGCCCTCCAAGGTGATTTCTTCCTACATGGACCGGATCCTGGTGAACTACGAGCCAGCGGTGCCGGACGGGAATGTGCGTGTGACTGCCCACGAGTCCGGAACCGTCGTGATCCCGCATCGCCCTGACTACGCGGCGATGACCGTGTTCGAGAGCAAAGGGCTGAGCGGGTCATCCATGGCGCTGCAGTGCCACGTTCCCTACAACGATGCGAAGCTCGGCACGATGAAGGGAGCGATCAGTTCCTTTCGCCTGAAGCGCGGCTACATGGCGACCATCGCGGAGGAGGAGAACGGGACCGGGATCAGCCGGAACTACGTCGCGCAGGATCAGGACATCGAGGTGAAGGACTTGGGCAAGGATCTGGACGACAAGGTGAGGTTCATCCGGATTTTCCCATGGCGCTGGACCAGCAAGAAGGGCATTGCCGGTGGCATTCACCAGAAGCTCAAGCTCGGCTGGTACTACGATTGGAACATCAGCCAGAATTCCACGCCGGATCTGGAGTATGTCCCGATCAAGCAGAAGCGCCATTGGCCGGGCCTGAACCAGAACTGGAAAGCCCGCGGATCGACCCACCTGCTCGGCTACAATGAACCGGACCGCCCGGACCAAGCAAAGATGAGCCCGGATGAAGCAATCTCCGGCTGGCCGGAGTTGCTGGGCACCGGCCTGCGCCTGGGCTCGCCCGCGGTCTCGGATGGCGGATTGGGCTGGCTATACGAGTTCATGGGTAAGGCGGACGCCGCGAATCTGCGCGTCGATTTCGTGGCCATACACTACTACCGGGCAGTGGGAGACCCCGGTGACGGCAAGGCGGCAGCCGCCCAGTTCGAGAGCTTCCTCAAAGGCATTCACGAGCGGACCAAGCGTCCACTCTGGGTGACCGAGTGGAATAACGGCGCGAACTGGACCGGTGGTCGCGACCCGAACGAGAAGGAGCAGGCCGACGCGATCGAGGAGATGATCAAGATGCTCGACAAGGCCCCTTATGTGGAGCGCTACGCCCTCTACAATTGGGTGGAGGACGGCCGGATGCTACAACGTAACGACGGGTCGCTGACCCCGGCCGGGGAAATCTATCGCGATAAGGTTTCGCCTCTCGGCTACAAGCAGTCGAAACCCTGAGCCGATTTACTCCGCCGGCGCTTCCTCGATGGTGATCACGCTGCCCTCGTGATTGATCAGCGAGCCGGAACTGCGTTCGTAGGTGCTGTACTGCTCCGGAGTGAGGATCGGCTTGAGGGCTTGCAAGCGGGCCTGGCGACGAGCCTTGATCTGCGCGGGGTCGATGGTCACGCCCGCATTCCCGCCTTCCTCCTCTGTGGAGGCGATGGTAGCGAGTGCCTGATAGACCTGATCCTTCTGGGTGGGGCTCAGGGTGAGAGACTGCTGCAGGCGCGTCATCTCGCGACCGGTCGCAACCTCGATCCGATTCTCACGCTGCTCCTGGCGGAACTCGGTGAAGGCGTTCGCCTGCTCGGGTTTGAGCAGGCTGCTGATCTGATCTTCCAGCTCGGTCCTCTTCTTGACGGCTTCGCCGGGCGCCAGTGGCAATGTCGACTCCCCCGCGATGGCTTTGCTGACCATGTCGTCCTCCTCATCCCCGGCCTCCAGGAGGACTCTCACCTTCGCGGCTTGGGCTTCATCCAGATTCAAGCGCGTCTTCATCGCCGCGAGCCGCTCGTCGATCCGGCGCTGTTTGCGGGCGAGGAGCTCCTTGGTCATCGTCTCGCGGATCGCGGCCATTTCGGGGGAGTCCTCGTCATCCTCGTCGAGCACGATGGTCTCGTCGTCGTCCTCGGCCTTCGCTGTCCGTTCTGTCTTCGTTTTGCCCATCGTGCCCTTGGCATCCTCGTGGGCGGCCCGCACCGGCTTGCCAGTGCTGGTCTGCGCGGAGGGCGATTGCGCCACCGGATCCGCTTTCGGATAGGCCAGCCACATGGCCAAGGCTCCCGTGGCGGCTCCGGCGATGAATACGAGCGGCGTTTTCATGAGTTCACCGGACTATCGGCGCGGGTGCCCGCACTCGTCCAGCAAAGTGCGATGTGCCGGGGGCGCTGTTTCTTTTTGACGCCGCACGGATCCTCGCTGGATTCTCCCCGCACGCGGAGGGCTCACTCGCGCGCCTCCGCCATGTTCAAGCCATCCGTCATCCGCGCGCTGCTGACGCGCTACGTCCTGCTCTACGCGAAGAATCCGATGCGGACCTTCGAGCTCTTCTTCTGGCCGCTGGTCCAGTTGCTCGTCTGGGGCTTCCTGACGATGTATTTGCAGAAGCAGGGCGGGGGAGCTTTCCCCCAATACATCACCTTCCTCATCGCTTCGATCATCCTCTGGGATGCCCTTTTCCGCGCCCAGCAAGGCGTTTCGATTTCCTTCCTGGAAGACGTCTGGACCCGCAACCTGCTGAACATCTTCGCGGCACCGGTGAGGATGACCGACTACATCGCCGCGACCTTCGGCGTGGGGCTCCTGCGGGTGGGGATCACTGCTGTGATGCTGATCGTGGTGGCGGCCACTGCTTACTCTTTCAATCTATTCCAGCTCCACTTCGGCCTGATCGCCTACTACGCGAACCTGATGATCTTCGGCTGGGCGCTCGGGATCGTCTCGATCGCCCTGATCCTGCGCTGGGGGCACGGT
Coding sequences within it:
- the fusA gene encoding elongation factor G, coding for MKDLTKYRNIGIFAHVDAGKTTTTERILKLTGKIHKIGEVHDGASTMDFMEQEAERGITIQSAATTCFWKGHQFNVIDTPGHVDFTIEVYRSLKVLDGGIGVFCGSGGVEPQSETNWRYANDSKVSRVIYVNKLDRIGADFYRVIGQVKRILGAHPLVMVLPIGTESEFVGVVDLLTRKAHIWDDSGQPENFKIEDVPADMVDKVEEFRAALIETAVEQDDALMEAYLEGNEPSIEDVKKCIRKGAISMAFFPTYCGSSFKNKGLQLVLDAVVDFLPSPPEVAPLPEVDAEGNETGEFAVSDPTKPLRALAFKIMDDKFGALTFTRIYSGTVKKGDTILNSFTGKTERVSRMVEMHADDRNEVDSAQAGDIVAIVGLKNVQTGHTLCDEKNPATLEPMVFPEPVISIAVAPKDKANAEKLATAIGKMVQEDPSFRVETDEETNEMILKGMGELHLDIKIDILKRTHKVEVTVGAPQVAYRETITKPVTDSYTHKKQSGGSGQYAKIDYTIEPGEPGSGFIFESKVVGGSIPKEFIPAVDKGFKTSVDKGPLAGYPCLDFKVTLNEGGFHAVDSSNIAFEIAAKAAYRQTMPKCAPQILEPMMKLDVFAPEEKVGDVIGDLNRRRGMIQGQEPTPGGVRVKAEAPLSAMFGYIGDLRTMTSGRGQFSMEFSHYAPCPKNVSDEVIKAAKEREEAKKK
- a CDS encoding type II toxin-antitoxin system RelE/ParE family toxin, with protein sequence MSIQLLDLARNDLLEGYRFYEQQESGLGDYFLDSLFSDIDSLRLHAGIHRRVHRDLHRSLSKRFPFAIYYKMTGDRIQVHAIVDCRRNPAWIRRHLGGT
- a CDS encoding addiction module protein, which encodes MIELAEIRQLPLHEKLRLMEALWDGIVPEEAELQVPQWHKDLLDEREEAIREGRAEFIDWSTAKQQIRGSIS
- a CDS encoding ABC transporter ATP-binding protein, whose amino-acid sequence is MAEVILDVDAVVKKFDDFTAVDGVSFKVNAGETVGLLGVNGAGKTTLMNMILGLTTPSGGAIRAFGMDLQKHRLEILQRANFCTTYATLPGNLKVRNNLEIFARLYSVPKPKQKVAELLELLEITKLAEKSTGQLSAGESTRVNLAKALLNDPDLLLLDEPTASLDPDIADKVRKLVRHVQRERHPAILYTSHNMRDIEEVCDRVLFLHAGKILAAGTPEEITKHFEEDDLEDVFIKIARSGDAV
- a CDS encoding alkaline phosphatase family protein codes for the protein MRSSTLLAGVPLLFIATAQAGPGSANPFGGKRALVIGIDGLRSDALKLQVETGHAPNIAGLITEGTVTWSGVAGGRFGTPTQQPTISGPGWTSILTGTWTNLHNVVDNSTPAYNQPGVSGSYLVNQAPHFARRLEEAAPGTYSSSITSWNWIEDYLVAAQPAYLDYHTKGTGANYAARDADVKTKALAHLSNADPDVLFLHFDQVDGAGHSYGFSTTVPNYLNAIETVDGLIGEVKAAIAARPERASEQWLIVLTTDHGGTAGGSHGGQSDGERTIPFIVSGDGIPVGLSTATPGQAAVPPTVMRYFGLGLPTAWNFAEDGFVTGASLDAVPGEGAVNLSWSLPTSGIPGLSGFELLRDGSVIATLPLGTSTFSDTSALPGIHLYELALGGTNEATLKKSVTVPNPGQRVWDDSHANNNWNTVDANWSSGTTFTHGNDALFAGAGETVTVDAAGVIPAASIVSSGSYGFGGGPIGGTLAKSGSGSLTLSSANAFTATSIGSGPDSQSAGAIHIGNVGALGGGPVSIGSTNMTALYFPPSAGSGTLPNDIQLPAPSTAVTTRLLTDETNLTVTLGGVISGGGSSHEILIDNDSPSSDQGKIRLTSASNSFTSSRIRINRGGLVVTADGVLGNPANDLFLDVTGNLANSGLVLEGPLTLGSGRALTIASQTVIDTQGTADTIAGPLTYTGQMVKRGSAALRLDGAGSGTGGTSLTEGSITLGNAAGLGNGTLHVAATASLGFLNTTPLTGSTTLANPIILPADTSATNRTVLMAGGSGRELALNGVISGGSANTTLYLNTSLSGDTAATFLLNGVNTFTGKTQLNRGSLTINSNASLGAPANPLVIDANIGSKLSFTSGMGFTHPLTLSTTTVLDTADHTITTSAPVAGTAAFTKLGTGTLALAASNTHTGAITIGAGTLAVNGSVASSTNPLTVANAARLSGTGTVSRPVNVSGTLAPGDGTGTLTISAGLTMGPASSLDFQLADWTGTPGSGHDTLAVSSLALTATPAAKFTVNLNASGLTNFNGSSKSFVLASGTVPVSGLAADNWSISTSGFSFSGIWSLEASGNDLLLRYTSADGFSSWAAGSQLEGADAGFSADPDQDGIPNGLEFIFGSVNGQPSATDLPTLLEADDHVVFSFKLADAAAYLEPLVEYSTSLSTPWTTARDGVLGVSIVTLPADADGKTVQVTIPKNAAASLFARLRVEAP
- a CDS encoding glycoside hydrolase family protein, coding for MFTRPLPPLHFLLMVAACAVAAPLHAELDPASLTRKVILSGSKHVREKGEMLDKSAYNFDSPDAWLFLEGIAPSKVISSYMDRILVNYEPAVPDGNVRVTAHESGTVVIPHRPDYAAMTVFESKGLSGSSMALQCHVPYNDAKLGTMKGAISSFRLKRGYMATIAEEENGTGISRNYVAQDQDIEVKDLGKDLDDKVRFIRIFPWRWTSKKGIAGGIHQKLKLGWYYDWNISQNSTPDLEYVPIKQKRHWPGLNQNWKARGSTHLLGYNEPDRPDQAKMSPDEAISGWPELLGTGLRLGSPAVSDGGLGWLYEFMGKADAANLRVDFVAIHYYRAVGDPGDGKAAAAQFESFLKGIHERTKRPLWVTEWNNGANWTGGRDPNEKEQADAIEEMIKMLDKAPYVERYALYNWVEDGRMLQRNDGSLTPAGEIYRDKVSPLGYKQSKP
- a CDS encoding ABC transporter permease, which codes for MFKPSVIRALLTRYVLLYAKNPMRTFELFFWPLVQLLVWGFLTMYLQKQGGGAFPQYITFLIASIILWDALFRAQQGVSISFLEDVWTRNLLNIFAAPVRMTDYIAATFGVGLLRVGITAVMLIVVAATAYSFNLFQLHFGLIAYYANLMIFGWALGIVSIALILRWGHGAESLAWALPFMVQPFSCVFYPMSELPGWMQGVAMALPPSHVFEGMRASILDGSFDFRQFGIALGLNGVYLTLAGLLFSKVLRTARDKGLLVKTSSS